In the Rhizobium sp. SSA_523 genome, TCGCCCAGCCGGTTGACGCTCGTGGGCATGAAGAAGATCATGAAGAAATAGAAGGCGAGGGAGGAGGCGAAAAGCGTGACCTCCTTGGAAAAGGGCACATTGCCCTTCTCAGCGGCATCCTGCAGCTTTTTATGGGATGGAGCTTCTGTTTTGCTGTCTTTATCTTCGTCAGACAAGGCTTCATCCTTGGTCCGTAGGGCGTTGGCGCGGTTTCCGCTCCAATCACGCCCAAAGCGCTCTCACGAAGCCGTCATGGCTTCCTGCAAGGGCGGACGGCGATCGCGCCGTCCATCCTCATGCTGCTTCCGTAGAGGTTTCTCCTGATTCGGTCGAGACTTCCTTCAGCTGTATCTGGCCGGCATTGGACAGCCGGATCGCTTCCTGCGCCACCGCACGGCGGGCAATGGCGATTTCGCGCGGATTGGTGACGCCGTTGCCGCCGCCCAGATCCGCTTCGATCATGCGGCGCTGACGCGGGCTGATGCAGGAGAGAACACATTCCTTGATCTCGGGCGTGGCGCCGCGCAGCGCCATCGTCAGGATGTCGCCGGCAATATCGTTGAGCAGCATGACGCGGCTGCGCTGCGGCATGGCCAGCAGGTCTTCGAACAGGAAGATCTTCGGACGGACCTTCTTGACCGATTCCTTGCTGATCGTCTCGAGCGAGGTCAGCAAGGTGTCGACCTGCGGCTTGTCCAGCTCGTTCATCAACTCGGCAACCTTGTTGGAGCCGTTCGAATTGCGCTCCGCCTCGATCATCTCGATCAGTTCGATGACGCGGTTTTCGATGATCTGCGCCGCCTTGGGGCTGACATCCTTCATGTTGACCGTACGGTTCATGATGTCGGCGCGCTGGCCGTCGGGCAGCTGCAGAAGCAGCTTGGCGCCGAAGGAGGAAGGCAGCATGGACAGGATATAGGCGATCGTCTGAGGATGCTCGCGCTGGAGGAACTGGCCGACGAAGATCGGGTCGGCATCCTGCAGGCGATCCCAGATGGAGGTCTCGTAAGCCTGGAAGGCGGTGCGGCGGCCGAGAAGGCCGTCGACTTCTTCCGGTGTCAGTCCCTCTTCCAAAATGCTCTCGATGGCGCGGGCATTGTCCATCAGGCCAGCGCCCTCGGTGAAGAGGTCCTCGAATTCGTTGACCAGCTGCAGCAGCTCGTCCGGAGGGATTTCCCGCAAAGTCTGTGCTGAGGCAATGATTGTCTGAAGTTCCGTCTGCGTGAAATACTTCAACAACTTGCCCGCAACCCCCTTGCCCATGGCAAGGAGCACTGCCGCAGCCTTTTCAGCTTGGGACAACGGTTTCGTCGATACTGCGCCTCCGAAATCGTCAAAGTCCATCATGGTCTTCCCTCACTGTCCCTCATGGGATCAGATTTTCTTGGTGCTCAAAACTTCCGTCAGCTTCACGCCGAAGCGGGTATCGTCATTCTCCAGGACGGTGATTTCGCCCTTGGCAATCCGGCGGCCGTTGACGGTGATCTCCACCGGTTCGCCAATTCTCTTGTCCAGCGCGATGATGGCGCCTTCCTGTAGTTCCATCAGGCCAGAGACCTGCATCTTGCTCGTTCCCAGCACGATCTCGACGGTGATCGGAATATCCATGATCAGGTCGAGATTGGACGTCAGGGCACTTCCCGGCTCCTGCATGGCGGCAGAAGAGCCGCCGAAGCCCGTCGTGCCGAAATCATTGCCGCCGAAATCCTCGCCCATCGGCGATCCGGCGAATTCACCGCCGAACTCGCCGCCGAATGATGCGGCCGTTTCTGCGCCAGCGCCGAATTCGGCGCCGAAATCCGGTGCGGTCCCCTCTGAATCAGCCTTCAGGACGCCCCGCAGATCGTCGATAGCCTGGTCCAGCTCGCCATCATTGGCAGTCGCCGGAAAAATATCGTCTTCGTCGAGTGGGCTCTTGTTGGTTGCCATGGACGTATTATCCCTTTCGAAACTTGCGTCAGCCTGCCCATGATCCGGCACGGCTGTAAATTGGCATCCGTCACCCCATCAGGTGACGCATCAGTTCGTCCTCGCTGCTGATATTGTCCTTCACCCGGACGGTATAGCGCTCTCCCGAGCGGCCAAATTCGCAGCTGTACATATCCTTGCTGTTGGCGCTGACCTGAACGCGCACATCGGCCTTGTCCTCGAACGCGATGACATCGCCCGCCATCAGGCGCGACACGGCGTTGAGGGTCAGGCTTTCCAGCCTGATTCGCGCCTCCAGCGTCACTTGCGAGCGCCGAACCTGTTCGGCAATGCGCTGCGCCCATTCCTGCTTCTGCTTGCCCAGCTGGCCCTTCGATTTCGGCGTCACCACCCTGGTCTTCAACAAGGCCTTCTGCGGAATGACGAGGGCGATTTCCGACGTCACCTTGCCGATTTCGATTGCCATGCGGATGGCGGCGCCGAATTCCGGCTGGACATCATCGTCCGGCTTTGCCCGGTCCTTGGCATTGTGCGGCCTTTCAAGCAGCGGCTCAAAACCACCTTGCGCGTTCACACCCGATCGCAGCACATTCGCCACGCGCTCGAAAACCATCACGGCCAGGTCGAGCTCGATATCGGAAAGGGCACGCTCCGGCGGCTGCTGCACCATATCCGCTTCCGCGCCGAGCATGCGCTCCATCAGGCCGATGACGAAGCCATTGCCGCAACCGAGAACGAAGTTGGGCGACCAGTTCCGCAGGGAACCGTTGGAAAAGGCAAAGGTCTGGCCAAGTTCGCGCAGCAGATCTTCCATCAGGCCGGACTGGAAGCCGTTATAGGTGACGGAGATCGGGAAACCCGTCTCGCTCTGGAAGACGTCCGGCAGGAACTCGCAATAGAGCTGGCCGAAGTCGCTGCAGATCTTCTCGACGGTCTTGTAGTCGCCAAGGCCGCCGGTCAGCTTCGCCAGGAGTGCCAGATCCATGCTGTGCGTGTCATTCATATCCGTCATCCTGCTCAAGCCGCCTTTTCGCCGCCGCCGCCGGGATTCATCATTTCCTGTTCCACCGAATCGATCGAGGGGCGTTCGTAGCTGGAAATCGTCTTGCGGCCATATTCAAGAGCGACCTGCGGCACGGAACCATTCATATAGGCGATCAGCGTCTGCTTCACGACAATGTACAGGCGATGCTGCTTGCCGCGCACGATCTTGATCTGCGAGCAGAGTGGCGAGACGAGGCAGTAGGACAGGAAGATGCCGAGCATGGTGCCGACCAGTGCGGCGCCGATCAGGCCACCGAGAACCTCCGGCGATTCATTGATCTTGCCCATGGCCTTGATGACGCCGAGAACGGCCGCGACGATGCCGATGGCGGGGAAGGCGTCGCCCATGGTCGCCAGCGCGTTGTAGGGCTTCATCTTGTCGTGCAGGATCGTCTCGATCTCCTCGTCCATCAAGGCCTCGATCTCGTGGCTACGGGCATTGCCGATGATGATGAGACGAACATAGTCGCAGATGAACGAGGTGAGTTCCTTGTTCTTCAGGATGGTCGGCGCCGACTGGAAGATCGCCGATTCTTCCGGATTGTCGATATGCGCCTCGATCTCGTTGCGCGACTTCGTGCGAAGGTCGCGCATAAGAGAATAAAGAACGCCAAGGACGTCGAGGTAATTGCGCTCCTTCGGCACGGCATATTTGAATGCCTCGCCGAGAGCCTTCCCGGAATCCTTCACCACCTTCATCGGGTTCGCCATGATGAAGCCGCCAAGGCCCGCCCCGCCGATGATCATCAGCTCGAAGGGCTGGACAAGCACGTCCAGGTGCCCGCCCATCGCCATGTAGCCACCAAGAACGCAGCCGAGAGTGATCACAAATCCGATAATAATGGTCATCGCGTGCCTGTACCGTGCCTGAACTGGTTGTATCCCATCCTGCTGATACCGGCACTGGCTTGCGTGAGGCTGGGTTGCCGGTCGCTTCCAGGCTTTCCGGCGCGAGACAGCCGCCCTCTGGTGTGAGACAGCCTCGCACAAGTCTCTCTGCTTATCACCGGGAGGACGGATCGCTTCACCATCCGCATCCCTCCATCCTGCAGCCTGGGTCCGGTTACTGCCCGGCTGCCAAGAGAGTTCGAGACGGAGCTTTATTTCATGCAGTCTGGATTGTACGTCGGCATCTCGTCGCAAATGGCTCTTGAGCGGCGCCTCAACACCATTGCCGATAACATTGCGAACATGAACACGGTCGGCTTCCGTTCGACCGAGGTGAAATTCGACGAAGTGTTGAGCAAGACGCACAACGATCTGAATGCCAAAGTGGCCTTTGTCAGCCAGGGCAATGATTATCTTTCCACCCGCAGTGGCGGCCTGACGCAGACGGGCAATCCGCTGGATGTCGCCGTCAAGGGCGATGCCTGGTTTGCCATCGATACGCCGGCGGGTCAGGTCCTGACGCGCGACGGCCGTTTCACCATGCGCGAGACGGGCGAACTGATCTCCAATATGGGCTATCCCGTTCTCGATGCCGGCGGCGCGCCGATCCAGCTGAACCGGGCCGGCGGACCGCCGAAGATCAGCGCCGACGGGCGCATCACGCAGGACGGCAATGTCGTCGCAACGCTTGGCCTGTTTTCGGCGGATGTGTCGCAGGGCTACCTGCGCTACGAAAACGGCGGCATCATTCCGACCGCTGCGCCGCAGCCGGTCGTGGACACGTTCAATGTCAGCGTGGCGCAGGGCTATCTGGAAGAATCCAACGTCAATGCCATCGGCGAAATGACCGAGCTGATCCAGGTGAACCGCAATTTCGCGGCCATCTCCTCCTTGATGCGCGACACCGAAAGCTCGTTCAGCGAGGCGATCAAAGTGCTCGGTGGCTCACGCTGACGCCGCGGGGATGAACCATGGAAACGATCAAGGCTGACGGCCCGGGCAGGACCAAGCTGGTGCAGATGGCTGACCTTGTTCAGCGCTTCATGCAGCCGGAGAATGCCATCGCACCCGGCGGCCATGTCCGCACCATCGCTGCAGGCCATTACACGGTATCCGGCCTGTCGCGCCATGTGCGGCTCGGCGAATTCGTGGCTCATCGCAGCCCGACCGGCATTCATCTCGGGGAAGTGGTCCGCGTCGAGCCCGACCTGATCTATGTCTGCCCGATCGAACCCGGCGAGCCGATCGGAATCGGCGACACGGTGATCCGCAAGGGCGCCTTCCGGGTTGCTCCGGATGACAGCTGGTGCGGCCGCACGATCAGCTCCCTCTGCGAGCCGATCGACGGGAAGGGCCCTCTGCGCAACGGCCTTGCCAAGCGCTCCATCGCCAATACGGCACCGCCTTCCATGACCCGCCAGCGGATCGAGCATGGCTTTGCCACCGGCGTGCGGGCCATCGACATCTTCTCGCCGCTCTGCCTGGGGCAGCGTCTTGGCATCTTCGCCGGATCGGGCGTCGGCAAATCCACGCTCCTGTCGATGCTGGCGCGCGCCGAAGCCTTCGACAGGGTCGTCATATCGCTGGTCGGCGAACGCGGTCGCGAAGTGCGCGAATTCATCGAGGATACGCTTGGCGACAATCTGGAGAAATCCATCGTCGTTGTGGCAACCAGCGATGAGAGCCCGATGCTGCGCAAGATGGCGCCGCTGGTCGGCATCACCATTGCCGAACATTTCCGCGACAAGGGCGAGAATGTCCTGTTCATCGCCGACAGCGTGACGCGCTTTGCCCATGCCATTCGCGAAGTGGCGGTGGCCTCCGGCGAGCCGCCGATCGCCCGCGGCTATCCGGCATCGGTGTTTACCGAGCTTCCGCGGCTCCTGGAGCGGGCCGGGCCCGGTCCTGAAGGCACCGGCACCATCACCGCCATCATCTCCATTCTCGTCGATGGCGA is a window encoding:
- the fliG gene encoding flagellar motor switch protein FliG, with product MMDFDDFGGAVSTKPLSQAEKAAAVLLAMGKGVAGKLLKYFTQTELQTIIASAQTLREIPPDELLQLVNEFEDLFTEGAGLMDNARAIESILEEGLTPEEVDGLLGRRTAFQAYETSIWDRLQDADPIFVGQFLQREHPQTIAYILSMLPSSFGAKLLLQLPDGQRADIMNRTVNMKDVSPKAAQIIENRVIELIEMIEAERNSNGSNKVAELMNELDKPQVDTLLTSLETISKESVKKVRPKIFLFEDLLAMPQRSRVMLLNDIAGDILTMALRGATPEIKECVLSCISPRQRRMIEADLGGGNGVTNPREIAIARRAVAQEAIRLSNAGQIQLKEVSTESGETSTEAA
- the fliN gene encoding flagellar motor switch protein FliN — encoded protein: MATNKSPLDEDDIFPATANDGELDQAIDDLRGVLKADSEGTAPDFGAEFGAGAETAASFGGEFGGEFAGSPMGEDFGGNDFGTTGFGGSSAAMQEPGSALTSNLDLIMDIPITVEIVLGTSKMQVSGLMELQEGAIIALDKRIGEPVEITVNGRRIAKGEITVLENDDTRFGVKLTEVLSTKKI
- a CDS encoding FliM/FliN family flagellar motor switch protein, with translation MTDMNDTHSMDLALLAKLTGGLGDYKTVEKICSDFGQLYCEFLPDVFQSETGFPISVTYNGFQSGLMEDLLRELGQTFAFSNGSLRNWSPNFVLGCGNGFVIGLMERMLGAEADMVQQPPERALSDIELDLAVMVFERVANVLRSGVNAQGGFEPLLERPHNAKDRAKPDDDVQPEFGAAIRMAIEIGKVTSEIALVIPQKALLKTRVVTPKSKGQLGKQKQEWAQRIAEQVRRSQVTLEARIRLESLTLNAVSRLMAGDVIAFEDKADVRVQVSANSKDMYSCEFGRSGERYTVRVKDNISSEDELMRHLMG
- the motA gene encoding flagellar motor stator protein MotA → MTIIIGFVITLGCVLGGYMAMGGHLDVLVQPFELMIIGGAGLGGFIMANPMKVVKDSGKALGEAFKYAVPKERNYLDVLGVLYSLMRDLRTKSRNEIEAHIDNPEESAIFQSAPTILKNKELTSFICDYVRLIIIGNARSHEIEALMDEEIETILHDKMKPYNALATMGDAFPAIGIVAAVLGVIKAMGKINESPEVLGGLIGAALVGTMLGIFLSYCLVSPLCSQIKIVRGKQHRLYIVVKQTLIAYMNGSVPQVALEYGRKTISSYERPSIDSVEQEMMNPGGGGEKAA
- the flgF gene encoding flagellar basal-body rod protein FlgF, translating into MQSGLYVGISSQMALERRLNTIADNIANMNTVGFRSTEVKFDEVLSKTHNDLNAKVAFVSQGNDYLSTRSGGLTQTGNPLDVAVKGDAWFAIDTPAGQVLTRDGRFTMRETGELISNMGYPVLDAGGAPIQLNRAGGPPKISADGRITQDGNVVATLGLFSADVSQGYLRYENGGIIPTAAPQPVVDTFNVSVAQGYLEESNVNAIGEMTELIQVNRNFAAISSLMRDTESSFSEAIKVLGGSR
- the fliI gene encoding flagellar protein export ATPase FliI; amino-acid sequence: METIKADGPGRTKLVQMADLVQRFMQPENAIAPGGHVRTIAAGHYTVSGLSRHVRLGEFVAHRSPTGIHLGEVVRVEPDLIYVCPIEPGEPIGIGDTVIRKGAFRVAPDDSWCGRTISSLCEPIDGKGPLRNGLAKRSIANTAPPSMTRQRIEHGFATGVRAIDIFSPLCLGQRLGIFAGSGVGKSTLLSMLARAEAFDRVVISLVGERGREVREFIEDTLGDNLEKSIVVVATSDESPMLRKMAPLVGITIAEHFRDKGENVLFIADSVTRFAHAIREVAVASGEPPIARGYPASVFTELPRLLERAGPGPEGTGTITAIISILVDGDNHNDPIADSARGILDGHIVLERSLAEEGRYPPINPLASISRLARKAWTGDQEKLVARLKSLIHRFEETRDLRLIGGYRSGSDPDLDMAIKQVPVIYEVLKQTPGDPPSDDAYGDLANALRAAVAAQGSGNFR